The following proteins are co-located in the Serinus canaria isolate serCan28SL12 chromosome 17, serCan2020, whole genome shotgun sequence genome:
- the AKNA gene encoding microtubule organization protein AKNA isoform X2, whose product MASPAPWLRWTQTELTRWHGQEEEEEEEEEEDDFERRMDEDGVIGLGEGARSPPWGGSEELEEGSPTEEGRWHPRQEPAEDEERGSSGGDEGPLGAESDGDPYPELSSGGCWGSGSSGSPEAMRDGRALCQPRGCSTDRGDTSGLSDTSPSPGTPSRQHRGWGTAGDTIGGHREEWSPRRSLPLQLSTDGPSPECVPEPQTAGTGMAPAGSAPAGQPQGAGSAPAPQGHGRSRVPKKAAPAVVPPKPARQSRSLSPRRRTGAKGTKDPSRTGTEGTQYGRGRLNHPLPDLSKVEARVKFDQSYRPPRGRVLPARPRGPIGFKSPAEIVREVLLSSGEGASPQPPSTAGLPQEFRSPRQATALVQQLQDDYHKLLTKYAEAENTIDQLRLGARVSLFSDPPQPSRSLAVGTVATGSRVMTLSIPQARTAALGMATAPAPPGAAAAPGPSERGGSPQPRSPPPPGGSCPTCPGPCCCPGPRLTRALAGQSRRLQAQVESFESWVRSGTPTASEQLQRMRMLKDAQDALEREYLRGRQQLPAAAGEFDPDRAVEGEIYRLGLRLEGLKERLEPGGRRQPLPQPLPQPCCPPAPSPPPAAHSPCPEVSWGCKGSPSPPPAAHSPCPESPALVEDPRGTAGDSEGVAGGLPWPLWHKQCQVEEDFGDLLEQYKHFKSLPESLSVERLSLAESRSQEEVDAPTAGEGGPSKVPCRTRSLEEERNLDPLALHLPQRRAVTLPPRGPPNLEETRGHHSPATAEEPPASAKSALGVPEPPRVPLSLGGTGSSATQHGPCKEQRIVSPETDSGFVGSEASRVSPPVHTPEHHPPGPGAPGSLGPSVPIPSSLHSPRKRETTPLPSETALMGIYPPGGTGGPRLPPSSPSQSSSPPHWAEGSEVGPDPDGDGTHTDSEVGDRSCASAGGHPPAMARSPTSPLPSLETPSPTLLSPDLPSLDLAHCDLLGSRLERDQAIRALQDEVWRLRRRLEESLLRSRSHPEGKATPRVTRRQPVASAPSAPQDAAPSGEPNPPVRGRAAPGVTPTRRERSASLPRGKPELDLGLELGPSGCHPPSLSSAAASESEPGPRAPPALRKHLGKLPGAVAFRGQCTGTRYQAGTPHATPAPREEPSTSGCPRCHRGRMASGASGGGAPPRQPQHSTPRRMSCPTCRAPTGSRDTATHERVPGGSGPPDPHAGAEKPEQPGIWYLAATPAATVCLAPVPLVPFVPSMLYCSPAVPTSAPALAGVPLGVPAGPRRAERPPRPQGRQRCLSLELEELEELNWCLGRAVEAAQSARLSSSRLSRALATELGRPRGLRGSCLF is encoded by the exons ATGGCCAGCCCGGCACCATGGCTGCGCTGGACACAAACAGAGCTGACGCGCTGGCAcggccaggaggaggaggaggaggaggaggaggaagaagacgACTTTGAAAGGCGGATGGACGAGGATGGGGTCATCGGCCTGGGGGAGGGTGCCAGGAGCCCCCCGTGGG GTggcagtgaggagctggaggaggggtCCCCGACAGAGGAGGGGCGATGGCACCCGCGGCAGGAGCCGGCCGAGGACGAAGAGCGGGGCAGCTCCGGGGGGGACGAGGGGCCCTTAGGGGCAGAGAGCGATGGGGACCCCTACCCCGAGCTGTCCTccgggggctgctggggctcgGGCTCCAGCGGCAGCCCCGAGGCGATGAGGGACGGCcgggctctgtgccagccccggggctgcagcACGGACAGGGGGGACACCTCAGGGCTCTCGGACACCAGCCCTAGCCCTGGCACCCCGTCCCGCCAGCACCGGGGCTGGGGCACGGCCGGGGATACCATCGGGGGGCACAGGGAAGAGTGGAGCCCTAGACGGAGCctccccctgcagctctccacCGATGGCCCCAGCCCCGAGTGTGTCCCCGAGCCCCagacagctggcacagggatggcaccTGCTGGCTCGGCACCCGCCGGCCAGCCCCAGGGCGCCGGGagtgccccagcaccccaagggcacGGCAGATCCCGAGTGCCCAAGAAAGCAGCGCCCGCGGTGGTGCCCCCCAAGCCCGCCCGGCAGTCGCGGTCCCTGAGCCCCCGGAGGCGAACGGGTGCCAAGGGGACGAAGGATCCCTCGCGAACGGGCACCGAGGGCACCCAGTACGGCCGAGGGCGCCTCAACCACCCCCTGCCCGACCTGTCCAAGGTGGAGGCGCGGGTGAAGTTCGACCAGAGCTACCGCCCACCCCGGGGCCGGGTGCTCCCTGCCCGCCCCCGCGGCCCCATCGGCTTCAAATCCCCGGCCGAAATCGTCCgggaggtgctgctgagcagcGGCGAGGGGGcgtccccccagccccccagcacGGCCGGGCTGCCGCAGGAATTCAGGTCCCCCAGACAAGCCACGGCgctggtgcagcagctccag GACGACTACCACAAGCTGCTGACCAAGTACGCCGAGGCTGAGAACACCATTGACCAGCTGCGCCTGGGCGCCAGG gtgagcctATTCTCCGACCCGCCACAGCCCAGCCGCAGCCTCGCCGTGGGCACCGTGGCTACCGGGAGTCGAGTGATGACCCTGAGCATCCCGCAGGCACGGACAGCGGCTCTCGGTATGGCCACAGCCCCGGCTCCTCCAGGTGCAG CTGCAGCCCCGGGACCGTCAGAGCGGGGGGGTTCACCCCAACCTCGGTCCCCTCCTCCGCCCGGGGGGAGCTGCCCCACCTGCCCcgggccctgctgctgccccggCCCCCGGCTCACCCgggccctggcagggcagagccgCCGGCTGCAGGCGCAG GTGGAATCCTTCGAAAGCTGGGTGCGTTCAGGGACCCCTACAGCCTCGGAACAGCTCCAG AGGATGAGGATGCTGAAGGACGCGCAGGATGCGCTGGAGCGGGAATACCTGCGGGGCCGGCAGCAGCTCCCGGCAGCTGCGGGGGAGTTTGATCCTGACCG GGCAGTGGAAGGGGAGATTTACCGCCTGGGGCTGCGCCTGGAGGGGCTGAAGGAGCGGCTGGAGCCGGGGGGCAGGCGGCAGCCCCTCCCGCAGCCCCTCCcgcagccctgctgccccccagccccatccccacctccgGCTGCCCACTCCCCATGTCCCGAGGTGAGCTGGGGGTGCAAAGGttccccatccccacctccgGCTGCCCACTCCCCATGTCCCGAG agccctgccctggtggAGGATCCTcgggggacagcaggggacagcgagggggtggcaggggggctgccctggcccctCTGGCACAAGCAGTGCCAAGTAGAGGAGGATTTCggggacctgctggagca GTACAAGCACTTCAAGTCCTTGCCAGAGTCACTGAGCGTGGAGCGGCTGAGCCTGGCAGAGAGCCGGTCCCAGGAGGAGGTGGATGCACCCACGGCTGGGGAAGGTGGCCCCAGCAAGGTCCCCTGCAGGACACGGTCACTCGAGGAGGAGCGCAACCTCGACCCCTTGGCCTT GCACCTCCCACAGAGAAGAGCTGTGACACTTCCGCCCAGAGGACCCCCAAACCTGGAGGAGACACGGGGCCACCACTCCCCTGCCACTGCTGAGGAGCCACCAGCCTCTGCCAAGTCCGCCCTGGGGGTCCCTGAGCCACCACGGGTGCCCCTTTCCCTCGGTGGGACgggcagcagtgccacccaGCACGGGCCCTGCAAG gagcagcgCATCGTGTCCCCAGAGACTGACAGCGGCTTCGTGGGCTCGGAGGCCAGCAGGGTGTCACCCCCCGTGCACACCCCCGAGCACCACCCCCCCGGCCCAGG ggctccGGGCTCTCTGGGACCATCcgtccccatccccagcagcctccATTCCCCACGGAAGAGAGAGACGACCCCGCTTCCCTCCGAGACAGCACTGATGGGCATCTACCCCccggggggcacaggggggccCCGGCTGCCGCCCAGCAGCCcctctcagagcagctccccccCTCACTGGGCTGAGGGCAGTGAGGTGGGGCCGGACCCCGACGGTGATGGCA ctcaCACGGACTCGGAGGTGGGggacaggagctgtgccagtgccGGTGGCCACCCCCCAGCCATGGCCAGGAGCCCAAccagccccctgccctccctcgAAACGCCGTCCCCCACCCTCCTGTCCCCCGACCTGCCATCCCTCGACCTGGCTCACTGTGACCTGCTGGGCTCCCGTCTGGAGCGCGA CCAGGCCATCCGGGCGCTGCAGGACGAGGTGTGGCGGCTGCGGCggaggctggaggagagccTGCTCCGCTCCCGCAGCCATCCCGAGGGAAAAGCCACTCCCCGTGTCACCAGGAGGCAGCCGGTGGCCAGCGCACCATCGGCCCCGCAGGACGCGGCACCTTCGGG GGAGCCGAATCCCCCGGTGCGGGGCAGGGCGGCCCCCGGGGTCACACCCACGCGGAGGGAGAGGTCGGCATCGCTGCCACGGGGCAAGCCCGAGCTGGACCTCG GTCTGGAGCTGGGTCCCAGCGGATGCCACCCCCCTTCCCTGTCCTCTGCCGCAGCCTCCGAGTCAGAGCCTGGGCCCCGGGCACCCCCGGCCCTTCGGAAGCACCTTGGGAAGCTCCCGGGGGCAGTGGCATTCCGGGGACAGTGCACAG GGACACGGTACCAGGCGGGGACACCGCATGCCACCCCGGCACCCCGAGAAGAGCCGAGCACCTCGGGGTGTCCCCGATGTCACAGGGGCAGGATGGCATCAG GTGCATCTGGGGGAGGTGCCCCTCCccggcagccccagcacagcacccccaggagAATGTCCTGCCCCACCTGCCGGGCACCCAcgggcagcagggacacagccactCATG AGCGTGTCCCTGGTGGCTCTGGTCCCCCAGATCCCCATGCTGGAGCCGAGAAGCCGGAGCAACCCGGAATTTGGTACTTGGCAGCCACCCCTGCTGCCACCGTCTGCCTGGCACCCGTCCCCCTCGTGCCTTTCGTGCCCTCCATGCT CTACTGCTCCCCAGCAGTTCCtacctcagccccagccctggccgGGGTCCCccttggtgtccctgcaggtccccGGCGGGCAGAGCGTCCCCCTCGGCCCCAGGGCCGCCAGCGCTGcctgagcctggagctggaggagctggaggagctgaacTGGTGCCTGGGCCGGGCGGTGGAGGCTGCCCAGAGcgccaggctgagcagcagccgCCTGAGCCGGGCCTTGGCCACCGAGCTGGGCCGGCCGCGGGGCCTGCGTGGCTCCTGCCTCTTCTGA
- the AKNA gene encoding microtubule organization protein AKNA isoform X3, giving the protein MASPAPWLRWTQTELTRWHGQEEEEEEEEEEDDFERRMDEDGVIGLGEGARSPPWGGSEELEEGSPTEEGRWHPRQEPAEDEERGSSGGDEGPLGAESDGDPYPELSSGGCWGSGSSGSPEAMRDGRALCQPRGCSTDRGDTSGLSDTSPSPGTPSRQHRGWGTAGDTIGGHREEWSPRRSLPLQLSTDGPSPECVPEPQTAGTGMAPAGSAPAGQPQGAGSAPAPQGHGRSRVPKKAAPAVVPPKPARQSRSLSPRRRTGAKGTKDPSRTGTEGTQYGRGRLNHPLPDLSKVEARVKFDQSYRPPRGRVLPARPRGPIGFKSPAEIVREVLLSSGEGASPQPPSTAGLPQEFRSPRQATALVQQLQDDYHKLLTKYAEAENTIDQLRLGARVSLFSDPPQPSRSLAVGTVATGSRVMTLSIPQARTAALGMATAPAPPGAAAAPGPSERGGSPQPRSPPPPGGSCPTCPGPCCCPGPRLTRALAGQSRRLQAQVESFESWVRSGTPTASEQLQRMRMLKDAQDALEREYLRGRQQLPAAAGEFDPDRAVEGEIYRLGLRLEGLKERLEPGGRRQPLPQPLPQPCCPPAPSPPPAAHSPCPEVSWGCKGSPSPPPAAHSPCPESPALVEDPRGTAGDSEGVAGGLPWPLWHKQCQVEEDFGDLLEQYKHFKSLPESLSVERLSLAESRSQEEVDAPTAGEGGPSKVPCRTRSLEEERNLDPLALHLPQRRAVTLPPRGPPNLEETRGHHSPATAEEPPASAKSALGVPEPPRVPLSLGGTGSSATQHGPCKEQRIVSPETDSGFVGSEASRVSPPVHTPEHHPPGPGAPGSLGPSVPIPSSLHSPRKRETTPLPSETALMGIYPPGGTGGPRLPPSSPSQSSSPPHWAEGSEVGPDPDGDGTHTDSEVGDRSCASAGGHPPAMARSPTSPLPSLETPSPTLLSPDLPSLDLAHCDLLGSRLERDQAIRALQDEVWRLRRRLEESLLRSRSHPEGKATPRVTRRQPVASAPSAPQDAAPSGEPNPPVRGRAAPGVTPTRRERSASLPRGKPELDLASESEPGPRAPPALRKHLGKLPGAVAFRGQCTGTRYQAGTPHATPAPREEPSTSGCPRCHRGRMASGASGGGAPPRQPQHSTPRRMSCPTCRAPTGSRDTATHAERVPGGSGPPDPHAGAEKPEQPGIWYLAATPAATVCLAPVPLVPFVPSMLYCSPAVPTSAPALAGVPLGVPAGPRRAERPPRPQGRQRCLSLELEELEELNWCLGRAVEAAQSARLSSSRLSRALATELGRPRGLRGSCLF; this is encoded by the exons ATGGCCAGCCCGGCACCATGGCTGCGCTGGACACAAACAGAGCTGACGCGCTGGCAcggccaggaggaggaggaggaggaggaggaggaagaagacgACTTTGAAAGGCGGATGGACGAGGATGGGGTCATCGGCCTGGGGGAGGGTGCCAGGAGCCCCCCGTGGG GTggcagtgaggagctggaggaggggtCCCCGACAGAGGAGGGGCGATGGCACCCGCGGCAGGAGCCGGCCGAGGACGAAGAGCGGGGCAGCTCCGGGGGGGACGAGGGGCCCTTAGGGGCAGAGAGCGATGGGGACCCCTACCCCGAGCTGTCCTccgggggctgctggggctcgGGCTCCAGCGGCAGCCCCGAGGCGATGAGGGACGGCcgggctctgtgccagccccggggctgcagcACGGACAGGGGGGACACCTCAGGGCTCTCGGACACCAGCCCTAGCCCTGGCACCCCGTCCCGCCAGCACCGGGGCTGGGGCACGGCCGGGGATACCATCGGGGGGCACAGGGAAGAGTGGAGCCCTAGACGGAGCctccccctgcagctctccacCGATGGCCCCAGCCCCGAGTGTGTCCCCGAGCCCCagacagctggcacagggatggcaccTGCTGGCTCGGCACCCGCCGGCCAGCCCCAGGGCGCCGGGagtgccccagcaccccaagggcacGGCAGATCCCGAGTGCCCAAGAAAGCAGCGCCCGCGGTGGTGCCCCCCAAGCCCGCCCGGCAGTCGCGGTCCCTGAGCCCCCGGAGGCGAACGGGTGCCAAGGGGACGAAGGATCCCTCGCGAACGGGCACCGAGGGCACCCAGTACGGCCGAGGGCGCCTCAACCACCCCCTGCCCGACCTGTCCAAGGTGGAGGCGCGGGTGAAGTTCGACCAGAGCTACCGCCCACCCCGGGGCCGGGTGCTCCCTGCCCGCCCCCGCGGCCCCATCGGCTTCAAATCCCCGGCCGAAATCGTCCgggaggtgctgctgagcagcGGCGAGGGGGcgtccccccagccccccagcacGGCCGGGCTGCCGCAGGAATTCAGGTCCCCCAGACAAGCCACGGCgctggtgcagcagctccag GACGACTACCACAAGCTGCTGACCAAGTACGCCGAGGCTGAGAACACCATTGACCAGCTGCGCCTGGGCGCCAGG gtgagcctATTCTCCGACCCGCCACAGCCCAGCCGCAGCCTCGCCGTGGGCACCGTGGCTACCGGGAGTCGAGTGATGACCCTGAGCATCCCGCAGGCACGGACAGCGGCTCTCGGTATGGCCACAGCCCCGGCTCCTCCAGGTGCAG CTGCAGCCCCGGGACCGTCAGAGCGGGGGGGTTCACCCCAACCTCGGTCCCCTCCTCCGCCCGGGGGGAGCTGCCCCACCTGCCCcgggccctgctgctgccccggCCCCCGGCTCACCCgggccctggcagggcagagccgCCGGCTGCAGGCGCAG GTGGAATCCTTCGAAAGCTGGGTGCGTTCAGGGACCCCTACAGCCTCGGAACAGCTCCAG AGGATGAGGATGCTGAAGGACGCGCAGGATGCGCTGGAGCGGGAATACCTGCGGGGCCGGCAGCAGCTCCCGGCAGCTGCGGGGGAGTTTGATCCTGACCG GGCAGTGGAAGGGGAGATTTACCGCCTGGGGCTGCGCCTGGAGGGGCTGAAGGAGCGGCTGGAGCCGGGGGGCAGGCGGCAGCCCCTCCCGCAGCCCCTCCcgcagccctgctgccccccagccccatccccacctccgGCTGCCCACTCCCCATGTCCCGAGGTGAGCTGGGGGTGCAAAGGttccccatccccacctccgGCTGCCCACTCCCCATGTCCCGAG agccctgccctggtggAGGATCCTcgggggacagcaggggacagcgagggggtggcaggggggctgccctggcccctCTGGCACAAGCAGTGCCAAGTAGAGGAGGATTTCggggacctgctggagca GTACAAGCACTTCAAGTCCTTGCCAGAGTCACTGAGCGTGGAGCGGCTGAGCCTGGCAGAGAGCCGGTCCCAGGAGGAGGTGGATGCACCCACGGCTGGGGAAGGTGGCCCCAGCAAGGTCCCCTGCAGGACACGGTCACTCGAGGAGGAGCGCAACCTCGACCCCTTGGCCTT GCACCTCCCACAGAGAAGAGCTGTGACACTTCCGCCCAGAGGACCCCCAAACCTGGAGGAGACACGGGGCCACCACTCCCCTGCCACTGCTGAGGAGCCACCAGCCTCTGCCAAGTCCGCCCTGGGGGTCCCTGAGCCACCACGGGTGCCCCTTTCCCTCGGTGGGACgggcagcagtgccacccaGCACGGGCCCTGCAAG gagcagcgCATCGTGTCCCCAGAGACTGACAGCGGCTTCGTGGGCTCGGAGGCCAGCAGGGTGTCACCCCCCGTGCACACCCCCGAGCACCACCCCCCCGGCCCAGG ggctccGGGCTCTCTGGGACCATCcgtccccatccccagcagcctccATTCCCCACGGAAGAGAGAGACGACCCCGCTTCCCTCCGAGACAGCACTGATGGGCATCTACCCCccggggggcacaggggggccCCGGCTGCCGCCCAGCAGCCcctctcagagcagctccccccCTCACTGGGCTGAGGGCAGTGAGGTGGGGCCGGACCCCGACGGTGATGGCA ctcaCACGGACTCGGAGGTGGGggacaggagctgtgccagtgccGGTGGCCACCCCCCAGCCATGGCCAGGAGCCCAAccagccccctgccctccctcgAAACGCCGTCCCCCACCCTCCTGTCCCCCGACCTGCCATCCCTCGACCTGGCTCACTGTGACCTGCTGGGCTCCCGTCTGGAGCGCGA CCAGGCCATCCGGGCGCTGCAGGACGAGGTGTGGCGGCTGCGGCggaggctggaggagagccTGCTCCGCTCCCGCAGCCATCCCGAGGGAAAAGCCACTCCCCGTGTCACCAGGAGGCAGCCGGTGGCCAGCGCACCATCGGCCCCGCAGGACGCGGCACCTTCGGG GGAGCCGAATCCCCCGGTGCGGGGCAGGGCGGCCCCCGGGGTCACACCCACGCGGAGGGAGAGGTCGGCATCGCTGCCACGGGGCAAGCCCGAGCTGGACCTCG CCTCCGAGTCAGAGCCTGGGCCCCGGGCACCCCCGGCCCTTCGGAAGCACCTTGGGAAGCTCCCGGGGGCAGTGGCATTCCGGGGACAGTGCACAG GGACACGGTACCAGGCGGGGACACCGCATGCCACCCCGGCACCCCGAGAAGAGCCGAGCACCTCGGGGTGTCCCCGATGTCACAGGGGCAGGATGGCATCAG GTGCATCTGGGGGAGGTGCCCCTCCccggcagccccagcacagcacccccaggagAATGTCCTGCCCCACCTGCCGGGCACCCAcgggcagcagggacacagccactCATG CAGAGCGTGTCCCTGGTGGCTCTGGTCCCCCAGATCCCCATGCTGGAGCCGAGAAGCCGGAGCAACCCGGAATTTGGTACTTGGCAGCCACCCCTGCTGCCACCGTCTGCCTGGCACCCGTCCCCCTCGTGCCTTTCGTGCCCTCCATGCT CTACTGCTCCCCAGCAGTTCCtacctcagccccagccctggccgGGGTCCCccttggtgtccctgcaggtccccGGCGGGCAGAGCGTCCCCCTCGGCCCCAGGGCCGCCAGCGCTGcctgagcctggagctggaggagctggaggagctgaacTGGTGCCTGGGCCGGGCGGTGGAGGCTGCCCAGAGcgccaggctgagcagcagccgCCTGAGCCGGGCCTTGGCCACCGAGCTGGGCCGGCCGCGGGGCCTGCGTGGCTCCTGCCTCTTCTGA